Proteins from one Juglans microcarpa x Juglans regia isolate MS1-56 chromosome 1S, Jm3101_v1.0, whole genome shotgun sequence genomic window:
- the LOC121247070 gene encoding E3 ubiquitin-protein ligase RNF185-like: MASGFGESTSVPRQNSSCSGNIGNDAGDFECNICFELPQDPIVTLCGHLFCWPCLYRWLHHHSQCQECPVCKALIQEEKLVPLYGRGKIQSDPRSKSYPGIDIPRRPVGPRPQTTPPPPDATRFNFSSHGFGFMGGLMPMMTARIGNFTLATAFGGLIPSLFNIQFQGYPDATVYGQTSGNFPYGFHTFHGGHAHHRFHQQTSRVQRADNVLKNIFMLISIFVIIALLCW, translated from the coding sequence ATGGCCAGTGGATTTGGGGAATCAACAAGTGTGCCACGGCAAAACTCGTCTTGCTCGGGCAATATTGGGAATGATGCAGGAGATTTTGAATGCAATATCTGTTTCGAATTACCTCAGGACCCAATTGTTACTCTTTGCGGCCACCTCTTCTGTTGGCCATGTCTATACAGATGGCTCCATCATCACTCTCAGTGCCAGGAATGCCCGGTCTGCAAGGCCTTAATACAGGAGGAGAAATTGGTTCCTCTCTACGGAAGGGGCAAAATACAGAGTGACCCAAGATCAAAGTCGTATCCGGGTATCGATATTCCTCGCCGCCCGGTGGGGCCGAGGCCCCAAACTACCCCGCCTCCGCCTGATGCAACTCGGTTTAACTTTAGCAGTCATGGATTTGGATTTATGGGTGGTCTTATGCCAATGATGACAGCTAGGATTGGTAACTTCACCTTGGCTACTGCTTTTGGTGGTTTGATTCCATCATTATTCAATATTCAGTTTCAAGGCTACCCTGATGCCACTGTGTACGGGCAGACTTCTGGTAATTTTCCCTATGGGTTTCATACGTTTCATGGGGGCCATGCTCATCACAGGTTCCATCAGCAAACAAGTCGAGTACAGCGGGCTGATAATGTTTTGAAGAACATTTTTATGCTGATTAGCATATTTGTGATCATTGCTCTTCTTTGTTGGTAA